A stretch of Sulfurimonas autotrophica DSM 16294 DNA encodes these proteins:
- a CDS encoding leucyl aminopeptidase codes for MNIKLIASQAYDAPNNLVVEFITSKELGSHKSYKLLNKAGFKAKQDSICSLYEKNLLMCGIEDNSSDNIRSAATAAIKSLKTSNYKSASIAVEKNSIKAVVDAIVLGGYEFNKYKTKKEKSKLKNIYLTCNDVAALKEAFEEAVIIADATCYTRDIVNVAPDDLNPPSFAKLAKKLARKNSLECTILGEKELKKEKCEAMLAVGRASYYDTKLLHLAYKPKNPKKIISLVGKGLTYDSGGLSLKPATSMVTMKMDKAGACAVLGIIKAVSELKLDIEVHAFVGAVENMIGGNAYKPDDVLTSRKGDTIEVRNTDAEGRLVLADVLDYAQENVESDYLFDFATLTGACMVALGQYTTGVMGHSNRLRHDISKASGRAGELTASLPFNKYLKKQLKSEIADICNISNKPYGGAITAGLFLDNFIKEENKNKWLHFDIAGSAYTESPWDVNVYGGTGAGVRFMSEFLKSIK; via the coding sequence ATGAATATAAAATTAATCGCTTCCCAAGCATATGACGCACCAAACAATTTAGTTGTAGAATTTATTACTAGCAAGGAATTAGGCTCACACAAATCCTACAAGCTGCTTAACAAAGCAGGTTTCAAAGCTAAACAAGACAGTATATGCTCTTTATATGAAAAGAACTTACTTATGTGCGGTATTGAAGACAACAGCAGTGATAATATCCGCAGTGCTGCTACAGCAGCAATAAAATCTCTCAAAACATCAAATTATAAATCTGCAAGTATTGCGGTTGAGAAAAACAGTATAAAAGCTGTCGTAGATGCAATAGTACTCGGCGGATATGAGTTTAACAAATATAAAACAAAAAAAGAGAAATCAAAACTAAAAAATATTTACCTTACATGTAACGATGTAGCAGCTCTAAAAGAGGCTTTTGAAGAAGCCGTTATCATAGCTGATGCAACATGCTATACACGTGACATCGTAAATGTAGCGCCGGATGATTTAAACCCACCCTCTTTTGCAAAACTAGCAAAAAAATTAGCACGTAAAAATTCTCTTGAGTGTACCATTTTAGGAGAAAAAGAGCTGAAAAAAGAAAAATGTGAGGCGATGCTTGCAGTCGGACGTGCATCATATTATGATACAAAACTTCTTCATTTAGCATACAAACCAAAAAATCCAAAGAAAATCATATCTTTAGTTGGAAAAGGTTTAACATACGACAGCGGCGGACTCAGCCTGAAACCTGCAACTTCTATGGTAACTATGAAAATGGACAAAGCCGGAGCATGCGCAGTGCTAGGCATCATTAAAGCAGTAAGCGAATTAAAACTTGATATTGAAGTGCATGCTTTTGTAGGAGCCGTTGAAAATATGATAGGCGGTAATGCCTACAAGCCTGATGATGTGTTAACATCTCGTAAAGGAGATACTATTGAAGTGAGAAACACAGATGCAGAAGGCCGTTTGGTTCTTGCCGATGTACTTGATTATGCACAGGAAAACGTAGAATCTGATTACCTTTTTGATTTTGCAACACTTACAGGTGCATGTATGGTTGCTCTTGGACAATACACAACAGGAGTAATGGGACATTCAAACAGATTAAGACATGACATTTCAAAAGCTTCAGGCAGAGCCGGAGAGCTGACAGCTTCGTTGCCATTCAACAAATACCTGAAAAAACAGCTTAAAAGTGAAATTGCAGATATCTGCAATATTTCAAACAAACCATACGGTGGAGCTATTACGGCAGGACTTTTTTTAGACAACTTTATAAAAGAAGAAAACAAAAACAAATGGCTGCATTTTGACATAGCCGGAAGCGCTTATACTGAGAGTCCATGGGACGTGAATGTATATGGAGGAACCGGTGCCGGTGTTCGTTTTATGAGTGAATTTTTAAAGAGCATAAAATAA
- a CDS encoding diguanylate cyclase domain-containing protein, whose translation MEKKQILILEVNQHNFDVLNTLLVQNEFTCKAVLDIDAFNTIKKSIFDYNLILVNVSINYLKPNEIIFESEFDSSVKIPTIFLDSEELYSKDKLRECFEAGACDYVKKPFESFEVVSRVSYHCGEFLKMQEYRLRMDKLANLASVDQLSKLTSKMQMQAILKHQIDYFNRYKTDTTIVYFSLININKIIGMFGLSRGEQIISIFAKELKNLIRASDVLARWEGSDFIIVLTNTSEKASEAFIKKISVELSRIEALKDLNLEIAFGITSFMEDDQMKVVIERAKYALHEAKQQRYGKIFIA comes from the coding sequence ATGGAAAAAAAACAAATTTTAATACTAGAAGTGAATCAGCATAATTTTGATGTTTTAAATACATTGCTTGTACAGAATGAGTTTACATGTAAAGCAGTCTTAGATATAGATGCGTTTAATACAATCAAAAAGAGTATATTTGATTACAATCTTATCTTGGTAAATGTGAGTATTAATTATTTGAAGCCCAATGAAATTATATTTGAGAGTGAATTTGATAGTTCTGTGAAAATTCCGACTATCTTTTTAGACAGTGAAGAACTTTACTCTAAAGATAAACTTCGTGAATGTTTTGAAGCCGGTGCCTGTGATTATGTTAAAAAACCTTTTGAATCTTTTGAAGTTGTCAGCAGGGTTTCATATCACTGTGGAGAGTTTTTAAAAATGCAAGAGTATAGATTAAGAATGGACAAGCTTGCTAATCTTGCATCGGTTGACCAACTCTCTAAATTAACATCAAAAATGCAGATGCAGGCTATACTAAAGCACCAAATAGATTACTTTAACCGCTATAAAACTGACACAACTATTGTCTATTTTAGTCTTATAAATATAAATAAGATTATAGGCATGTTTGGTTTAAGCCGTGGTGAACAAATTATATCAATATTTGCAAAAGAACTCAAAAATTTAATTCGGGCATCAGATGTTTTGGCTCGATGGGAAGGATCTGATTTTATTATTGTACTTACAAATACCAGTGAAAAAGCATCAGAAGCTTTCATTAAAAAAATCAGTGTTGAGCTTTCAAGGATAGAAGCATTAAAAGATCTAAATCTTGAAATTGCTTTTGGCATTACAAGTTTTATGGAAGATGATCAGATGAAGGTAGTGATAGAAAGAGCTAAATATGCCCTTCATGAAGCAAAGCAACAAAGATATGGAAAAATCTTTATTGCTTAG
- a CDS encoding site-2 protease family protein, with protein sequence MDSLDILKIAAAVLALAIAIIGHEIMHGWVAYMYGDMTAKNAGRLTINPISHIDLVGTIIVPATMYFLPILLGSDGGILFGWAKPVPINTFTVISRGGYNAAIQVDLAGIVYNFTMGAFAAIALTAMHTPTTADSLFYIFLYIFVYQLLIINIVLGVFNLLPIPQFDGGHFLMHLALKYKINSIAEFYYKYDRYGIIIVLIILMTPLNQYVLFMPVQAIIHLLLS encoded by the coding sequence ATGGACTCACTTGATATACTTAAAATAGCAGCTGCTGTTTTAGCACTTGCTATTGCAATTATCGGACATGAAATTATGCATGGATGGGTTGCTTACATGTACGGCGATATGACAGCTAAAAATGCAGGTCGCTTAACAATTAACCCAATATCTCACATAGATTTGGTAGGGACTATCATTGTTCCCGCTACTATGTACTTTCTGCCTATACTCCTTGGTTCAGATGGTGGAATCCTGTTTGGCTGGGCTAAGCCTGTTCCTATTAATACCTTTACCGTAATCAGCAGAGGCGGTTACAATGCTGCAATACAAGTAGATTTAGCCGGCATAGTCTATAATTTTACGATGGGAGCTTTTGCTGCCATCGCACTAACCGCAATGCATACACCGACAACAGCTGACTCACTTTTTTATATATTTTTATATATATTTGTATATCAACTGCTTATTATTAACATTGTTTTAGGAGTATTTAACCTGCTTCCGATTCCACAATTTGACGGTGGGCATTTTTTAATGCATCTTGCGTTAAAATATAAAATAAATTCCATTGCAGAGTTTTATTACAAATATGACAGATATGGAATTATCATTGTACTTATAATTTTAATGACACCATTAAATCAATATGTACTTTTTATGCCGGTACAGGCAATTATACATTTGTTATTATCATAG
- the trpB gene encoding tryptophan synthase subunit beta, with protein MYIPTPSKYDPDENGHFGIFGGRYVPETLMPALLQLKEEYEAIRFNEDFWKEVDYYLKDYVGRPSPLFYAENISKEIGAKVYLKREDLNHTGAHKINNVIAQGLMAKRLGYKKVIAETGAGQHGVATATIAALLGLECEIFMGAKDVERQELNVFRMKLLGAKVNSVASGSKTLKDAMNDAIRHWVTNARDTFYIIGTVAGPHPYPMMVRDFQAIIGWEARAQILEKENRLPDYVIACIGGGSNAIGTFQHFLEDKEVQCIGIEAGGLGIETNKHGCSLEKGRPGVLHGQMSYLLQDEDGQVLEAHSISAGLDYPGIGPEHAFHKDNKSVSYDNVTDQEALDAFVWLSQKEGIIPAFESSHAVAYLKKMKNIEGKLIIVNLSGRGDKDMIQAKNILHFD; from the coding sequence ATGTATATTCCCACTCCTTCAAAGTATGATCCTGATGAAAATGGACATTTTGGAATTTTCGGCGGTCGTTATGTTCCTGAAACACTCATGCCGGCACTGCTTCAACTCAAAGAAGAGTATGAAGCTATTCGGTTTAATGAAGATTTTTGGAAAGAAGTAGACTACTATTTGAAAGATTACGTAGGTCGTCCGAGTCCTCTCTTTTATGCCGAAAATATTTCCAAAGAAATCGGTGCAAAGGTTTACCTCAAACGTGAAGATTTAAATCATACCGGCGCACATAAAATAAATAATGTAATCGCACAGGGATTAATGGCAAAAAGGTTAGGTTACAAGAAGGTCATAGCAGAAACAGGTGCAGGACAACATGGGGTCGCAACTGCAACTATAGCCGCACTTCTTGGCTTAGAATGTGAAATATTTATGGGTGCAAAAGATGTAGAGAGACAAGAACTCAATGTGTTTCGCATGAAACTTTTAGGTGCAAAAGTAAACAGTGTTGCAAGCGGCAGTAAAACATTAAAAGATGCCATGAATGATGCCATCCGCCACTGGGTTACAAATGCAAGAGATACTTTTTACATTATCGGAACGGTTGCAGGTCCACACCCCTATCCTATGATGGTACGAGATTTTCAGGCAATTATCGGCTGGGAAGCAAGAGCGCAGATTTTGGAAAAAGAAAATAGATTACCGGATTATGTTATAGCCTGCATAGGCGGCGGTAGTAATGCTATAGGTACATTTCAACACTTTTTAGAAGATAAAGAGGTACAATGTATTGGCATCGAAGCCGGTGGCCTAGGTATTGAAACGAACAAGCATGGCTGCTCTTTAGAAAAAGGACGTCCGGGTGTTTTGCATGGTCAAATGAGTTATTTACTTCAAGATGAAGACGGACAGGTTCTTGAAGCGCATTCTATCAGTGCGGGGCTTGACTACCCGGGTATTGGACCCGAACATGCTTTTCATAAAGACAATAAATCAGTTTCATATGACAATGTAACTGACCAAGAAGCTTTGGATGCTTTTGTGTGGCTTTCTCAAAAAGAGGGAATAATTCCTGCATTTGAAAGTTCTCATGCCGTAGCATACTTGAAAAAAATGAAAAACATTGAGGGAAAACTCATCATAGTCAATTTATCAGGCCGTGGTGATAAAGATATGATTCAGGCTAAAAATATTCTACACTTTGATTAA
- a CDS encoding adenine phosphoribosyltransferase, with protein sequence MITLSKTEKQIIKNSIRDIKDFPKPGIVFKDITTLLNNKEAYGVLMNHLYQRYKEYNLDYIAGIDARGFIFGAALAQMLGLGFVPIRKKGKLPYTTISEKYALEYGIDEIEVHIDAFGEKEGARVLVIDDLIATGGTANAAATLVNQTGAECVECCFILGLTFLDGIKKLQDKTDVYSVIEVK encoded by the coding sequence ATGATAACACTGAGTAAAACTGAAAAACAAATCATAAAAAATTCAATTAGAGATATAAAAGACTTTCCAAAACCTGGCATTGTATTTAAAGATATCACTACTTTACTAAATAATAAAGAAGCGTATGGTGTTTTGATGAACCATTTATACCAAAGATATAAAGAGTACAATCTTGACTATATTGCCGGTATTGATGCCCGCGGTTTTATATTTGGAGCAGCTCTTGCACAAATGCTCGGACTTGGATTTGTGCCTATTCGCAAAAAAGGCAAACTTCCATACACGACTATCAGCGAAAAATATGCACTAGAATACGGTATAGATGAGATAGAAGTACATATAGATGCTTTTGGAGAAAAAGAAGGTGCAAGAGTACTTGTGATAGATGATTTAATTGCAACAGGCGGTACGGCAAATGCAGCAGCAACACTCGTAAATCAAACAGGTGCCGAGTGTGTAGAATGCTGCTTTATTTTAGGACTCACATTCCTAGACGGTATAAAAAAATTACAAGACAAAACTGATGTTTATTCAGTAATAGAGGTTAAATAA
- the rpiB gene encoding ribose 5-phosphate isomerase B — protein MKFYIGTDHAGLELKNWTVELLKAKGHEVHDFGPFTKDRVDYPDYAHKVATAVLEDEKSQGILICGSGIGMSMAANKHHGIRAALCHDAYTAIVARGHNDANILCFGERIIGKGVAESIIDAWIASSFEGGRHTQRVAKIEID, from the coding sequence ATGAAATTTTATATAGGCACAGACCATGCAGGTTTAGAGTTGAAAAACTGGACAGTTGAACTTTTAAAAGCAAAAGGGCATGAAGTTCATGATTTTGGCCCCTTTACAAAAGACAGAGTGGATTACCCTGATTATGCACATAAAGTTGCAACTGCCGTTTTAGAAGATGAAAAATCACAAGGTATTTTAATCTGCGGCAGTGGTATCGGTATGAGCATGGCAGCAAATAAGCATCACGGAATCCGTGCTGCACTTTGCCATGATGCATATACGGCTATTGTAGCCCGTGGGCATAATGATGCAAATATTTTATGCTTTGGTGAACGTATAATCGGAAAAGGTGTTGCCGAGTCTATAATAGATGCATGGATTGCCAGCAGTTTTGAGGGCGGTCGTCATACTCAAAGAGTGGCAAAAATCGAGATTGATTAA
- the lepB gene encoding signal peptidase I, with amino-acid sequence MKKILHKAYKWSNSWTGTIVIVLFVIFFIAQAFRIPSGSMKDSLLIGDHLFAKKFAYGVPMPYIPFLEIPIIPWSKELKIVDGDTPKRGDIVIFRYPGNIKQHFVKRCVALPGDELFVADKNLFIHFKEGDEWIKKNYKHYDIAVYNEKLWVKDPYMKKHPGIHHDPKIINNGRFPIQIFYVNPLKVEKNHYFMMGDNRDHSNDSRFWGSVPYENIEGTPWFIYFSIDKNYKIRWDRVGKTPAELEKPEHLKKAIQEREKEDKEYYGLT; translated from the coding sequence ATGAAGAAAATTTTACACAAAGCCTACAAGTGGTCAAATTCATGGACCGGAACAATTGTCATTGTTCTTTTTGTTATTTTTTTTATTGCACAGGCTTTTAGAATTCCTAGTGGAAGTATGAAAGATTCTCTTTTAATAGGAGATCATCTTTTTGCTAAAAAATTTGCTTATGGTGTTCCTATGCCCTATATTCCATTTTTGGAAATTCCTATCATTCCATGGAGCAAAGAGCTGAAAATTGTCGATGGAGACACTCCAAAACGCGGCGATATTGTAATATTTAGATACCCAGGCAACATTAAACAGCATTTTGTAAAACGCTGTGTCGCACTTCCCGGTGACGAACTTTTTGTGGCAGATAAAAATCTTTTTATTCACTTTAAAGAGGGTGATGAGTGGATTAAAAAGAATTATAAACATTATGATATAGCTGTTTATAATGAAAAATTATGGGTAAAAGATCCTTATATGAAAAAACATCCTGGCATTCATCATGACCCAAAGATCATAAACAACGGACGTTTTCCAATCCAGATTTTTTATGTAAACCCTCTTAAAGTTGAAAAAAATCACTATTTTATGATGGGTGACAACCGAGACCATTCAAATGACAGCCGTTTTTGGGGCAGTGTTCCTTATGAAAACATTGAGGGTACACCTTGGTTTATCTACTTTTCTATTGACAAAAACTACAAAATCCGATGGGATAGAGTAGGAAAAACTCCTGCTGAATTAGAAAAACCAGAGCACTTAAAAAAAGCTATACAAGAAAGAGAAAAAGAAGACAAAGAATATTATGGACTCACTTGA
- the folD gene encoding bifunctional methylenetetrahydrofolate dehydrogenase/methenyltetrahydrofolate cyclohydrolase FolD, with product MQILDGKALAKKIEENVTNEVAKLKAETDLTPGLAVILVGQDPASQAYVNMKKKACDRVGFYSVTHEMPQDISQDAIENTITMMNQNPNIDGILVQLPLPPQIDTTKILELVDPAKDVDGFHPYNVGRLVTNLDGFVPCTPLGVMELLSEYNIDVKGKNCCVVGASNIVGKPMAALLLNADATVEVCHIFTDDLKKHTLNADIILVGVGVINLIKEDMVKDGAIIVDIGINRADNGKLVGDVDFANVSPKCSYITPVPGGVGPMTIAMLLSNTLKAAKLNAQKKR from the coding sequence ATGCAGATTCTTGATGGGAAAGCACTCGCAAAAAAAATTGAAGAAAATGTGACAAATGAAGTTGCCAAATTAAAAGCCGAAACTGACCTGACACCTGGTTTAGCAGTTATATTGGTTGGACAAGATCCAGCCAGTCAAGCCTATGTAAATATGAAGAAAAAAGCATGTGACAGAGTCGGTTTTTACTCAGTAACACATGAAATGCCCCAAGACATTTCACAAGATGCGATAGAAAACACCATCACGATGATGAATCAAAACCCGAATATTGACGGTATACTCGTACAGCTGCCTCTTCCTCCACAAATTGACACAACAAAAATACTTGAGCTTGTAGATCCTGCAAAAGACGTTGATGGTTTTCATCCTTACAACGTGGGTCGTCTTGTGACAAATCTTGACGGTTTTGTTCCGTGTACACCACTGGGCGTAATGGAGCTTTTAAGTGAATATAATATAGATGTAAAAGGTAAAAACTGCTGCGTTGTCGGCGCTTCAAATATTGTCGGCAAACCGATGGCGGCACTCTTACTCAATGCAGATGCTACTGTTGAAGTATGTCATATTTTTACAGATGATTTGAAAAAACACACTTTGAATGCAGATATCATTCTTGTCGGTGTCGGTGTTATTAACTTAATCAAAGAAGATATGGTCAAAGATGGTGCAATAATAGTAGATATAGGAATTAACAGAGCCGACAATGGCAAACTTGTCGGTGATGTTGATTTTGCCAATGTATCTCCAAAATGCTCATATATCACGCCTGTTCCAGGCGGAGTCGGACCTATGACTATTGCCATGCTTTTGAGCAATACCCTCAAAGCTGCAAAACTTAATGCACAGAAGAAACGCTAA